In Sagittula stellata E-37, a single genomic region encodes these proteins:
- a CDS encoding GntR family transcriptional regulator: MTQKSKTRDVSHRIYEAVRDAIHNGEFAVGERLTEVALAEKFGVSRTPIRDVIAKLEADGLLTNVPRRGLTITNLSHQQIGELYMMREVLEGATAHLAAYAGSDAEIATLRDLVQSEEASFGDRAALSVINKKFHRLLALAAHNRYLLAAIEQMSITMSLLPSLLTEGERAQVAHAQHLEIVEALERRDPAAAEKAVRDHIRSSHQHRLLLMLPGED; this comes from the coding sequence ATGACGCAGAAATCAAAGACGCGGGACGTCAGTCACCGGATCTACGAAGCGGTGCGCGATGCCATCCACAACGGTGAGTTCGCGGTGGGCGAACGCCTGACCGAAGTCGCACTTGCGGAGAAATTCGGCGTCTCGCGCACACCCATCCGCGACGTGATCGCCAAACTCGAAGCGGACGGACTGCTGACCAACGTGCCGCGCCGTGGTCTGACCATCACCAACCTGAGCCATCAGCAGATCGGCGAACTCTACATGATGCGCGAAGTGCTGGAAGGCGCGACGGCACATCTTGCCGCCTACGCGGGCAGCGATGCGGAGATCGCCACGCTACGTGACCTTGTCCAGAGCGAGGAGGCCAGCTTTGGCGATCGCGCGGCCCTGTCGGTGATCAACAAGAAATTCCACCGCCTGCTCGCGCTCGCGGCGCACAACCGATACCTGCTGGCCGCGATCGAGCAGATGTCGATCACGATGTCGCTGCTGCCCAGCCTCCTGACCGAAGGCGAGCGGGCGCAAGTGGCGCATGCGCAGCATCTGGAAATCGTCGAGGCGCTGGAACGTCGCGATCCCGCAGCCGCCGAGAAGGCTGTCCGCGATCACATCCGTTCGTCGCATCAGCACCGGCTCTTGCTCATGCTGCCTGGAGAAGACTGA
- a CDS encoding MmgE/PrpD family protein: MSFAKSLSEKAMGLSLDSLPSEAVHISLRAIADTIGVALAGRSAPYLRALETVLEVDAAPGEATLWGAGGRKASVLHAAMINGVAAHALDFDDCSTTMGGHPSAPVVPAVLALAETLGATMAQTVEAYITGVEVETRLARGLLPHHYEKGWHPTATLGVFGAAAASARMLGLGVDGMANTLAMTVSMASGLKSNFGTPVKPMHVGQAAHNGVLAALLTQNGMTANPEAFEHNYGFFNLFNGAGTYDSDAILDGWDGPLELLDPGIAIKQHPCCGSAHSAIDAALALVDEHGLFAPEEIQSVLTRTHERRLAHTNRPEPKSGLDAKFSVQFLTAKALTEGQIRLGDFADDAFLTAPVAKVLPKVRSEAHREDDAYLGEVAVTMRNGSVRSATASTKFGRGPTNPMSDETLRGKFVDCASDVLGQEAADAAFTVILGLKPRDGLSDLMRGVEGPGVGKGQ, translated from the coding sequence ATGAGCTTTGCCAAGTCCCTTTCCGAAAAAGCCATGGGCCTGTCGCTGGACAGCCTGCCGTCCGAGGCGGTCCATATCTCGCTGCGGGCCATCGCCGATACGATCGGCGTCGCGCTGGCCGGTCGCTCGGCTCCGTACCTGCGCGCGCTGGAAACAGTGCTTGAGGTCGATGCCGCCCCGGGCGAGGCGACGCTCTGGGGCGCGGGCGGGCGCAAGGCCTCCGTGCTTCATGCCGCGATGATCAACGGCGTCGCCGCCCATGCGCTCGATTTCGACGATTGTTCGACGACCATGGGCGGGCATCCCTCCGCACCGGTCGTGCCTGCGGTTCTCGCCCTTGCCGAAACCCTGGGCGCGACGATGGCTCAGACGGTCGAGGCCTATATCACCGGTGTCGAGGTCGAGACCCGGCTGGCCCGTGGTCTGCTGCCTCACCACTACGAAAAGGGCTGGCACCCGACCGCGACACTCGGTGTCTTCGGCGCGGCCGCAGCCTCTGCCCGAATGCTGGGTCTTGGTGTCGATGGCATGGCCAACACGCTGGCGATGACGGTCTCGATGGCGTCGGGGCTGAAGTCGAACTTCGGCACGCCGGTCAAGCCCATGCACGTCGGACAGGCCGCGCACAACGGCGTGCTGGCCGCCCTGCTCACACAGAACGGCATGACCGCCAACCCCGAGGCCTTCGAGCACAACTACGGCTTCTTCAACCTGTTCAACGGCGCGGGGACCTATGACTCCGACGCCATCCTCGACGGCTGGGACGGGCCGCTGGAACTGCTCGATCCGGGCATCGCGATCAAGCAGCACCCCTGCTGCGGCAGCGCGCATTCGGCCATCGACGCGGCGCTTGCGCTGGTCGACGAGCACGGGCTTTTTGCACCGGAAGAGATCCAGTCGGTCCTCACGCGCACCCACGAACGGCGCCTTGCCCATACCAACCGCCCGGAGCCGAAGTCCGGGCTGGATGCCAAGTTCTCAGTGCAGTTTCTGACCGCCAAGGCCCTGACCGAGGGCCAGATCCGGCTGGGCGACTTTGCCGACGACGCCTTTCTGACTGCGCCGGTGGCGAAAGTCCTGCCCAAGGTCCGGTCCGAAGCGCACCGGGAGGACGACGCCTACCTGGGCGAGGTCGCCGTGACCATGCGGAACGGTAGCGTCCGTTCTGCAACCGCCTCGACGAAGTTCGGGCGCGGCCCGACAAATCCGATGAGCGACGAGACGCTTCGCGGGAAGTTCGTCGATTGCGCGTCCGATGTGCTGGGGCAAGAGGCAGCGGACGCGGCCTTCACCGTCATCCTCGGGCTGAAACCCCGCGATGGGCTGAGCGACCTCATGCGAGGGGTCGAGGGGCCCGGCGTCGGGAAGGGGCAGTAA
- a CDS encoding MmgE/PrpD family protein, whose product MSSLTLTLAQLASGLTPDDLSPAAANWATRAFADTLACALAGIDTPVTRISDEVFPAAPGPSQVFGSAQRLHPLDAAQRNGIAAHALDFDDCNLEMDGHPSVSIVPALFALAEARGSSGAQVLTAFVAGLETEIRLARVANPAHADRGWHPTVTLGVIGCAVACGRLLGLDPQRMAVAIAIAASSAAGLRANSGTMTKPFHAGQANRNGLQAALLAEAGYTARETALEHRFGFLKAFGGTEACDLEPVTRGWATDFALLSPGIAVKQYPCCAFVHCAIDAAVALRDHIGTTPIAKIEVVLNGRRLRNIDRPDPTDGLDAKFSTQYLTARALLDGTVSLGDFTPERVQDPQARALAAKVTLAAHNDDLSLGHVHVTLEDGQQLSASATVAMGRDPANPMSDAEFRTKFDDCVSTCLTEAEAGALFDTLISLDRLASLAPLSDALARAAKAPKT is encoded by the coding sequence GTGTCCTCACTGACACTCACTCTGGCGCAACTCGCGTCAGGGCTGACCCCGGACGACCTTTCTCCGGCGGCCGCGAACTGGGCCACGCGCGCTTTTGCCGACACGCTGGCCTGCGCGCTGGCCGGCATCGACACGCCCGTCACCCGGATCTCGGACGAGGTGTTTCCCGCCGCGCCGGGTCCGTCGCAGGTCTTTGGGTCTGCGCAGCGGCTGCATCCGCTCGACGCGGCGCAGCGCAACGGCATCGCCGCCCATGCGCTCGATTTCGACGATTGCAATCTGGAAATGGACGGGCATCCGTCGGTCTCCATCGTCCCTGCCCTCTTTGCGCTCGCAGAGGCGCGCGGGTCCTCGGGCGCGCAGGTGCTCACGGCTTTCGTTGCGGGGCTGGAGACGGAGATCCGACTGGCGCGCGTCGCCAATCCCGCCCACGCGGATCGTGGCTGGCATCCCACGGTGACGTTGGGCGTGATAGGTTGCGCCGTGGCCTGCGGGCGGCTTCTTGGGCTCGACCCACAGCGCATGGCCGTGGCCATCGCGATTGCGGCCTCCAGTGCGGCCGGGCTGCGCGCCAATTCCGGCACCATGACAAAGCCCTTCCACGCCGGACAGGCCAACCGCAACGGTCTGCAGGCGGCCCTGCTGGCCGAGGCCGGATATACTGCGCGCGAGACCGCGCTGGAACACCGCTTCGGTTTTCTCAAGGCGTTCGGCGGCACCGAGGCCTGCGATCTTGAACCGGTGACGCGGGGCTGGGCCACGGACTTTGCGCTGCTTTCACCCGGCATCGCTGTCAAGCAATACCCCTGCTGCGCTTTCGTGCATTGCGCCATCGACGCGGCCGTCGCGCTACGCGACCACATTGGAACGACACCCATCGCCAAGATCGAGGTGGTGCTGAACGGCAGACGCCTGCGCAACATCGACCGCCCCGACCCCACCGACGGGCTGGATGCGAAATTTTCGACACAGTACCTGACGGCACGCGCCTTGCTGGACGGCACGGTCAGCCTTGGCGATTTCACGCCCGAAAGGGTGCAGGATCCCCAAGCGCGGGCGCTGGCGGCCAAGGTCACGCTTGCGGCGCATAACGACGACCTGTCGCTCGGGCATGTGCACGTCACTCTTGAGGACGGCCAGCAATTGTCTGCCTCGGCCACGGTCGCCATGGGCCGCGATCCCGCCAACCCGATGAGCGACGCGGAGTTCCGCACGAAGTTCGACGACTGTGTCTCGACCTGCCTGACCGAGGCCGAAGCAGGCGCGCTTTTCGACACCCTCATTTCGCTGGACCGGCTCGCAAGCCTTGCGCCGTTGTCCGACGCCCTGGCCCGCGCCGCCAAAGCGCCAAAGACCTAG
- a CDS encoding TetR/AcrR family transcriptional regulator, with the protein MTENAAVSAKPSLRDRKKARRRDEIIKAARELFAQQGIDATTMAEIAAAAEVSPPTVFNYFGSKDGILVAMITEGTKDAREMDRGKHLRPGADLTTLITELFLRVTTRTLEVAGKRVWRYAEAAAIRHPGTDLAREFHNVSVALHEVIVEVLSDIALETRAGTDCPRDYLARILIDLWMPLFIQLITAEDMSPVEYETTVRARFEPLIGLIFTDACATAPTLVQHG; encoded by the coding sequence TTGACGGAAAATGCGGCAGTCAGTGCCAAACCCAGCCTGCGCGACCGCAAGAAGGCGCGGCGCCGGGACGAAATCATCAAAGCTGCTCGCGAACTCTTTGCGCAGCAGGGGATCGACGCCACGACCATGGCGGAGATCGCGGCGGCGGCCGAAGTCTCGCCGCCGACGGTGTTCAACTACTTCGGATCAAAAGACGGCATCCTCGTCGCGATGATTACCGAAGGGACAAAGGACGCCCGCGAAATGGATCGCGGCAAACACCTGCGGCCCGGCGCCGATCTGACGACTCTCATCACCGAGCTGTTCCTGCGGGTGACGACCCGCACGCTGGAAGTCGCCGGCAAACGGGTCTGGCGCTACGCCGAAGCCGCCGCAATCCGCCACCCCGGAACCGACCTGGCGCGCGAATTTCACAACGTTTCCGTCGCCTTACATGAGGTGATCGTCGAAGTCCTGTCCGATATCGCGCTGGAGACCCGCGCCGGCACCGACTGCCCTAGGGACTATCTGGCAAGGATCCTGATCGACTTGTGGATGCCCCTCTTCATTCAGCTGATCACCGCCGAGGACATGTCTCCCGTCGAATATGAAACGACCGTTCGTGCGCGTTTCGAGCCGCTGATCGGCCTCATCTTCACAGACGCCTGCGCCACAGCCCCGACTCTTGTGCAGCACGGTTGA
- a CDS encoding glutathione S-transferase family protein: protein MVTVYGRRNSSNCAKVFWLMDELDQPFTLEPAGRGADARDPEAVRRLSPTGTVPVVQMGDQVVWESNAILRCLAASAPASPLWPADPAARGTIDSWMDWASISLTPPLGRLRKARAAGQTADATATLQAFGLLDRHLAGRSYLVGDTLTLADIAIAPAVFRWRLWEGSAQDPLPDVPNLLAYRDRLRTHAGYRQHVEDALN, encoded by the coding sequence ATGGTCACGGTCTACGGGCGCCGCAACTCGTCCAACTGCGCCAAGGTCTTCTGGCTGATGGACGAACTGGACCAGCCGTTCACGCTGGAACCGGCGGGCCGGGGCGCCGATGCGCGCGATCCGGAGGCGGTGCGCCGCCTTTCTCCCACCGGCACGGTCCCGGTCGTCCAGATGGGCGATCAGGTTGTCTGGGAATCCAACGCCATCCTTCGCTGCCTTGCAGCTTCGGCACCTGCAAGCCCGCTTTGGCCCGCCGACCCAGCTGCGCGCGGTACGATCGACAGCTGGATGGACTGGGCCTCCATCTCGCTGACACCGCCACTGGGCCGCCTGCGCAAGGCTCGCGCGGCGGGGCAAACGGCGGATGCGACCGCGACGTTGCAGGCATTTGGCTTGCTCGACCGGCACCTTGCAGGCCGAAGCTATCTGGTCGGAGACACCCTGACGCTGGCAGACATCGCCATCGCGCCTGCGGTCTTTCGCTGGCGCCTTTGGGAAGGCTCCGCACAGGACCCTCTGCCCGACGTGCCGAACCTGCTGGCCTACCGCGACCGCCTGCGGACCCACGCAGGCTATCGCCAGCATGTCGAGGATGCACTGAACTGA
- a CDS encoding amino acid ABC transporter permease, with amino-acid sequence MTSSADAPKVDTVIHTADEFDPNATLPFGQWMKKNLFNSIPQGILTVFVAACLARFAWFVLNWGVLDAVFYTDDPDVCRAAAGACWAVIVEKHRPMLFGLYPYDEQWRLVIMMAIYLVTVVVSLMPRFWNLKFLVPLWIFSVVSIFTLLFGGVFGMPFVPSTDWGGLPLTMILFSGTVLIGMPVAVLLALGRRSPLPVAKGVSVVFIEALRGVPLITILFVAVNVFPLFLPAGVEVNKLLRITVGIAVFFACYQAEVIRGGLQAIPTGQYEAADSLNLTYWQTTRRIILPQALRISLPAITNHIIAAMKNTSFVIIIGLFDILTATTAVMQDPLWRRYYVEAYLFVAAIYLFFGYALSLYARQVEKWINQGRI; translated from the coding sequence ATGACGAGTTCAGCCGACGCACCCAAAGTGGACACCGTCATCCATACCGCAGACGAGTTCGACCCCAATGCCACCCTGCCCTTCGGGCAATGGATGAAGAAGAACCTCTTCAATTCGATCCCGCAAGGGATCCTGACGGTCTTCGTGGCCGCGTGCCTGGCCCGCTTCGCATGGTTCGTGCTGAACTGGGGCGTTCTGGATGCGGTCTTCTACACCGATGATCCCGACGTCTGCCGGGCCGCTGCAGGCGCCTGCTGGGCGGTGATCGTCGAGAAACACCGGCCCATGCTCTTTGGCCTCTATCCCTACGATGAGCAGTGGCGGCTCGTCATCATGATGGCGATCTACCTCGTGACCGTTGTTGTCTCGCTCATGCCGCGTTTCTGGAACCTCAAGTTTCTGGTGCCGCTCTGGATCTTCTCGGTGGTCTCGATCTTCACCCTGCTCTTCGGCGGCGTCTTCGGCATGCCCTTCGTGCCAAGCACCGACTGGGGCGGCCTGCCGCTGACCATGATCCTCTTCTCCGGGACTGTGCTGATCGGGATGCCCGTGGCCGTGCTGCTGGCGCTTGGCCGGCGTTCGCCGCTGCCGGTCGCCAAGGGCGTGTCGGTGGTCTTCATCGAGGCGCTGCGCGGTGTGCCGCTGATCACGATCCTCTTCGTCGCGGTCAACGTCTTTCCGCTGTTCCTGCCCGCGGGTGTCGAGGTGAACAAGCTGCTGCGGATCACGGTGGGCATCGCCGTCTTCTTCGCCTGTTACCAGGCAGAGGTCATCCGGGGCGGTCTGCAGGCCATCCCGACAGGTCAGTACGAAGCGGCGGATTCGCTCAACCTGACCTACTGGCAGACCACCCGGCGGATCATCCTGCCGCAGGCGCTGCGCATCAGCCTGCCCGCGATCACCAACCACATCATCGCGGCGATGAAGAACACCTCCTTCGTGATCATCATCGGCCTGTTCGACATCCTGACGGCGACCACCGCCGTGATGCAGGACCCGCTGTGGCGCCGCTACTACGTCGAGGCCTACCTCTTCGTCGCCGCCATCTACCTCTTCTTCGGCTACGCCCTGTCGCTCTACGCGCGCCAAGTCGAAAAATGGATCAACCAGGGCCGCATCTGA
- a CDS encoding MmgE/PrpD family protein, translating to MSLSQELAARALALDPATFDPKALGFARDAIADMIGCALLGAPSTTTQSALLSGVQGTGPCHILGRHERLGRLDAAFVNGVSGHALDFDDTSKSLSGHPTVIIIPAILPIAETTGCSGRDFLDAYVIGVEAATRFARGVNFAHYEKGWHPTATLGIFGAVVAAGVLLKLDATRMANAISMAASLASGIKANFGTDTKPLHAGLAARNGLFAALMAAEGVNAAPAALEHPQGFLEVFNGKGHYDAAKMLDGWGEPLDLMNPGISIKKYACVYSVHAAIDAVIALQGGAVPDSTGVEDVVVRMHPRRLLPHVRNAATSALNAKFSLPYVVARGLVNGAVKLEHFEDSALHDPEVTRVMNLIRMEEMSDDFPDYGAEVVVRMTDGVEHRQYIESPLGRGPEAPLPKEMLEAKFLDCASRSLSAEGAAEVFDLLMRLDRLDGISDLTAAIAAATIPAQG from the coding sequence ATGTCACTTTCACAAGAGCTGGCCGCGCGCGCGCTGGCGCTCGATCCGGCGACCTTTGACCCCAAGGCGCTGGGATTTGCCCGTGACGCCATCGCGGACATGATCGGGTGCGCGCTGCTAGGGGCACCATCCACCACCACGCAGTCCGCGCTTCTGTCCGGCGTTCAGGGCACCGGCCCCTGCCACATTCTGGGACGGCATGAGCGGCTCGGACGGCTCGACGCCGCTTTCGTGAACGGCGTGTCCGGCCATGCGCTTGATTTCGATGACACCAGCAAGTCGCTATCGGGGCATCCGACCGTCATCATCATCCCGGCGATCCTGCCGATTGCCGAAACGACGGGGTGCAGCGGACGCGACTTCCTTGACGCCTACGTGATCGGGGTCGAGGCCGCGACCCGCTTTGCTCGCGGTGTCAACTTCGCCCATTACGAGAAGGGCTGGCATCCGACAGCGACGCTTGGGATCTTCGGGGCAGTCGTCGCTGCGGGCGTCCTGCTGAAGCTCGACGCAACCCGCATGGCCAATGCGATTTCCATGGCGGCCTCGCTGGCGTCGGGAATCAAGGCCAATTTCGGCACGGATACCAAGCCGCTCCACGCCGGGCTTGCCGCGCGCAATGGTCTCTTTGCCGCGCTGATGGCCGCCGAAGGTGTCAATGCGGCCCCCGCCGCGCTGGAACATCCACAGGGCTTCCTTGAGGTGTTCAACGGCAAGGGCCACTACGACGCGGCCAAGATGCTGGATGGCTGGGGCGAACCGCTCGACCTGATGAACCCCGGGATCTCGATCAAGAAATACGCCTGCGTCTACAGCGTTCACGCCGCTATCGACGCGGTCATCGCGTTGCAGGGCGGCGCCGTGCCCGACAGTACCGGCGTCGAAGACGTGGTTGTGCGCATGCACCCGCGCCGCCTGCTGCCGCATGTGCGCAACGCCGCCACCAGCGCGCTCAACGCCAAGTTCAGCTTGCCGTATGTGGTGGCGCGCGGCCTGGTAAATGGCGCCGTCAAGCTGGAGCATTTCGAAGACAGCGCCCTGCATGACCCCGAGGTGACCCGCGTCATGAACCTGATCCGCATGGAAGAGATGTCCGACGACTTCCCCGACTACGGGGCAGAGGTGGTCGTCCGCATGACCGATGGTGTCGAGCACCGCCAATACATCGAAAGCCCGTTGGGACGCGGCCCCGAAGCGCCGCTGCCCAAGGAGATGCTGGAAGCCAAGTTCCTCGACTGCGCCAGCCGCAGCCTGAGCGCCGAAGGCGCCGCAGAGGTCTTTGACCTGTTGATGCGGCTCGACCGGCTCGACGGCATCTCCGATCTGACCGCGGCCATCGCCGCCGCCACCATTCCGGCACAAGGATAA
- a CDS encoding amino acid ABC transporter substrate-binding protein, whose translation MTKIFKSLSTGMLIGAAALATAAQAESGDTLASIKSRGELLCGVHPARHGFAAPDSQGNWAGLEVDYCHALAAAVFGDADKVRFVALSSQQRFPAIQSGEVDVLVRNVTATLGRDTALGLNFAPPIFYTGTGFLVHAGSGVETVEDLDGATICVAPGSTTERNVAQIFASRGMEYTPVVIENNKQLVDAYVTGRCDALTKDKAALPGVRAYDTTDPKEHVLLPGIFSKEPLAPAVRQGDDQWYDIVKWVVYATFNAEELGVTSENAEEMRNSDDVDVMSLLGTTGDYGSKLGLTEDWAYDVITQVGNYGEIYDRHFGPDSPVQLDRDLNKQWTDGGLLYGFPIK comes from the coding sequence ATGACGAAGATTTTCAAAAGCCTGAGCACTGGCATGCTGATTGGCGCCGCCGCACTAGCGACAGCGGCCCAGGCCGAATCGGGCGACACGCTGGCGTCCATCAAAAGCCGCGGCGAGTTGCTGTGCGGCGTGCACCCGGCACGCCACGGCTTTGCAGCGCCGGACAGCCAGGGCAACTGGGCGGGACTAGAAGTTGACTACTGCCACGCCCTCGCCGCAGCGGTTTTCGGTGATGCGGACAAGGTGCGCTTTGTCGCGCTTTCTTCTCAGCAGCGCTTCCCGGCGATCCAGTCCGGCGAGGTCGACGTGCTGGTTCGCAACGTCACCGCTACGCTGGGCCGTGACACCGCTCTGGGGCTGAACTTCGCGCCGCCCATCTTCTACACCGGCACCGGCTTCCTCGTGCATGCGGGATCGGGTGTTGAAACTGTGGAAGACCTCGATGGCGCAACCATCTGCGTCGCGCCCGGTTCCACCACCGAACGCAACGTGGCGCAGATCTTCGCATCGCGCGGCATGGAGTACACGCCGGTCGTGATCGAGAACAACAAGCAGCTCGTCGACGCCTACGTGACGGGCCGCTGCGACGCCCTGACGAAGGACAAGGCCGCCCTGCCCGGCGTCCGCGCCTATGACACGACCGACCCCAAAGAACACGTGCTGCTGCCCGGGATCTTCTCGAAGGAGCCGCTTGCTCCGGCGGTCCGTCAGGGTGACGATCAGTGGTACGACATCGTCAAGTGGGTGGTCTACGCCACCTTCAACGCCGAGGAACTGGGTGTGACCTCCGAGAACGCCGAAGAGATGCGCAACTCGGACGACGTGGACGTCATGTCGCTGCTGGGCACCACCGGGGATTACGGTTCCAAGCTGGGACTGACCGAGGACTGGGCGTATGACGTCATCACGCAGGTCGGCAACTACGGCGAGATCTACGACCGGCATTTCGGTCCGGACAGCCCGGTGCAGCTGGATCGTGACCTGAACAAGCAGTGGACTGACGGCGGCCTGCTCTACGGCTTCCCGATCAAGTAA
- a CDS encoding ATP-binding cassette domain-containing protein: MIEIRNVSKWFGNFKVLQDVSLSVAKGERVVICGPSGSGKSTLIRCINRLEEHQQGQIIVDGIELTENIKNIEAIRRNIGMVFQSFNLFPHLSVIDNLTLGPTLVRQMKKKTAEELAMHYLEKVRIPEQAHKYPLQLSGGQQQRVAIARSLCMQPEIMLFDEPTSALDPEMIKEVLDTMIELAESGMTMVCVTHEMGFARTVADNVVLMADGQIVESGTPEEFFNNPRSSRTRNFLDQILKH; the protein is encoded by the coding sequence ATGATCGAAATTCGCAACGTTTCTAAATGGTTCGGGAACTTCAAAGTGCTGCAGGACGTCAGCCTCTCCGTCGCGAAGGGAGAGCGCGTGGTGATCTGCGGTCCCTCAGGCTCGGGCAAATCCACGCTGATCCGCTGCATCAACCGGCTGGAAGAACATCAGCAGGGCCAGATCATCGTCGACGGCATCGAGTTGACCGAGAACATCAAGAACATCGAGGCGATCCGCCGCAACATCGGCATGGTGTTCCAGTCCTTCAACCTGTTCCCGCACCTGAGCGTGATCGACAACCTCACGCTTGGCCCGACCTTGGTGCGTCAGATGAAAAAGAAGACCGCCGAGGAGCTTGCAATGCACTACCTCGAAAAGGTCCGCATCCCCGAGCAGGCCCACAAGTACCCGCTGCAATTGTCCGGCGGCCAGCAGCAGCGCGTTGCCATCGCCCGCTCGCTCTGCATGCAGCCCGAGATCATGCTCTTCGACGAGCCGACTTCGGCGCTCGATCCTGAGATGATCAAGGAAGTGCTCGACACGATGATCGAGCTGGCGGAAAGCGGCATGACCATGGTCTGCGTCACGCACGAGATGGGCTTTGCCCGCACCGTCGCGGACAACGTGGTGCTGATGGCCGACGGCCAGATCGTCGAAAGCGGCACGCCCGAAGAGTTCTTCAACAACCCGAGAAGCTCGCGCACCCGCAACTTCCTCGACCAGATCCTCAAGCACTGA
- a CDS encoding amino acid ABC transporter permease, whose product MSHLDGSIRGGQKPRATLGTIIYSKTFRTIATQVVMAVFVVMAGLFLYNNVVENLRAQSIATGFGFLEQDAQFDIGETPIPFNATDTYARAFLVGLLNTLRVSAAGILLATILGFSVGFARVSSNWLLSKVATGYVEIVRNIPVILQVIFWAVVLRNLPAARDAIDFGGFAFLNNRGLSFAVPATDPVHGPMIFACFAGIVLAILGGYLARRHRENTGRYISMLWPSIGLIFGLPAIVWLLGGAPTALSVPALKGFNFRGGVTISPEFTALLIGIALYASGFIAEIVRAGLQATPRGQIEAARSIGLRPRFVMRFVVLPQALRVIVPPLTSQYVSLIKNSSIAVVVGYPDLVNIGNTAMNQTGQAVEAIAVMMLVYLTVSLVTSTFMNVYNRLVAIKER is encoded by the coding sequence GTGTCTCACCTCGACGGCAGCATTCGAGGCGGTCAGAAGCCGCGCGCAACGCTTGGAACGATCATCTACAGCAAGACATTCCGGACGATTGCGACACAGGTCGTCATGGCGGTGTTCGTCGTCATGGCCGGGCTGTTCCTTTACAACAATGTCGTCGAAAACCTGCGGGCGCAAAGTATTGCGACCGGTTTCGGCTTTCTCGAACAGGACGCCCAGTTCGACATCGGTGAAACGCCGATTCCCTTCAACGCGACCGACACTTACGCGCGTGCCTTCCTCGTCGGTCTGCTGAACACGCTGCGGGTCTCTGCGGCCGGGATCCTGCTGGCGACGATCCTCGGCTTTTCCGTCGGCTTCGCACGGGTGTCCAGCAACTGGCTCCTTTCCAAGGTCGCAACCGGGTATGTCGAGATCGTCCGGAACATCCCGGTGATCCTCCAGGTGATCTTCTGGGCCGTCGTGCTGCGCAATCTGCCCGCGGCGCGCGACGCCATCGACTTCGGCGGCTTCGCGTTCCTGAACAACCGGGGCCTCTCCTTCGCCGTCCCGGCCACCGATCCGGTGCACGGACCGATGATCTTTGCCTGCTTCGCCGGGATCGTTCTGGCCATCCTCGGCGGCTACCTCGCACGCCGCCATCGCGAGAACACGGGCCGCTACATCTCGATGCTCTGGCCCTCGATCGGCCTGATCTTCGGTCTTCCGGCCATTGTCTGGCTTCTGGGTGGCGCGCCCACCGCCCTCAGCGTTCCGGCGCTGAAGGGGTTCAACTTCCGGGGTGGCGTGACCATCTCGCCCGAGTTCACCGCTCTGCTGATCGGGATCGCCCTCTACGCCTCCGGCTTCATCGCCGAGATCGTGCGCGCCGGCCTTCAGGCCACGCCCCGAGGCCAGATCGAGGCCGCGCGTTCGATTGGCCTCCGGCCGCGCTTCGTGATGCGCTTTGTCGTGCTGCCGCAGGCCCTGCGCGTCATCGTCCCGCCGCTGACCAGCCAGTACGTGAGTCTGATCAAGAACAGCTCGATTGCGGTCGTCGTGGGTTATCCCGACCTCGTGAACATCGGCAACACTGCCATGAACCAGACCGGGCAGGCCGTCGAGGCGATTGCCGTGATGATGCTGGTCTATCTAACCGTCAGCCTCGTCACCTCGACCTTCATGAATGTCTACAACCGCCTCGTGGCGATCAAGGAGCGCTGA